Proteins from one Stenotrophomonas aracearum genomic window:
- the smeD gene encoding multidrug efflux RND transporter periplasmic adaptor subunit SmeD: protein MSPTPYRFLALSLAIALTLSACGGGEQEGQQGGPGQVTVATLKAEQVGLTRELPGRTNAFLVAEVRPQVSGIVAKRLFTEGGLVTAGQPLYQVDDASYRAQANSARAQLARAEATANAARLSAKRITELAKVDAVSQQDLENAVAAQKQAEADVGAAKAALDAANVTLGFARITAPISGRIGKSSVTQGALVSAGQAEALATVQQLDPIYVDLTQSASELLQLRRELASGRLQDNQSLPVTILLDDGTPFEHKGSLEFSEVSVDPTTGSYALRVKVANPDQVLMPGMYVRAQVGSGVRESALLVPMQGIARDAKGDTSAMVVGKDNKVEVRPVKVSRALGSTWLVEDGLKAGDKVIVEGLQKIQPGMPVQATEMGAAPAAPAAPAAAADKQ, encoded by the coding sequence ATGTCTCCAACCCCGTATCGCTTCCTCGCCCTGTCCCTGGCGATCGCCCTGACCCTGTCCGCCTGCGGCGGCGGTGAGCAGGAAGGCCAGCAGGGCGGTCCCGGCCAGGTTACCGTCGCCACCCTCAAGGCCGAACAGGTCGGCCTGACCCGCGAACTGCCCGGCCGCACCAACGCCTTCCTGGTCGCCGAAGTACGCCCGCAGGTCAGTGGTATCGTCGCCAAGCGCCTGTTTACCGAAGGCGGCCTGGTCACCGCCGGCCAGCCGCTGTACCAGGTCGACGACGCCAGCTACCGCGCGCAGGCCAACAGTGCCCGTGCCCAGCTCGCGCGCGCCGAAGCCACCGCCAATGCCGCACGCCTGAGCGCCAAGCGCATCACGGAACTGGCCAAGGTCGACGCGGTCAGCCAGCAGGATCTCGAAAACGCCGTCGCCGCGCAGAAGCAGGCCGAAGCCGACGTCGGTGCCGCCAAGGCCGCGCTCGACGCCGCCAATGTCACCCTCGGCTTTGCCCGCATCACCGCCCCGATCAGCGGCCGCATCGGCAAGTCCTCGGTCACCCAGGGCGCGCTGGTCAGCGCCGGCCAGGCCGAGGCCCTGGCCACCGTGCAGCAGCTCGACCCGATCTACGTCGACCTGACCCAGTCCGCCAGCGAACTGCTGCAGCTGCGCCGCGAACTGGCCAGCGGCCGCCTGCAGGACAACCAGAGCCTGCCGGTGACCATCCTGCTCGACGACGGCACCCCCTTCGAGCACAAGGGCAGCCTGGAATTCTCCGAAGTCAGCGTCGACCCCACCACCGGCAGCTACGCGCTGCGGGTCAAGGTCGCCAACCCCGACCAGGTGCTGATGCCCGGCATGTACGTGCGCGCCCAGGTCGGCAGCGGCGTGCGCGAAAGCGCCCTGCTGGTGCCGATGCAGGGCATCGCCCGCGACGCCAAGGGCGACACCAGCGCCATGGTGGTCGGCAAGGACAACAAGGTCGAAGTGCGCCCGGTCAAGGTCAGCCGCGCGCTGGGCAGCACGTGGCTGGTCGAAGACGGCCTGAAGGCCGGCGACAAGGTCATCGTCGAAGGCCTGCAGAAGATCCAGCCGGGCATGCCCGTGCAGGCCACCGAGATGGGCGCCGCGCCCGCTGCACCGGCAGCGCCGGCCGCCGCAGCCGACAAGCAGTAA
- a CDS encoding TetR family transcriptional regulator — MARKTKEAAQATREGILDAAQVCFHEFGVAGTSLAMIGERAGYTRGAVYWHFKNKSEVLTAMIDRERIPFIERLRRTASSKRTTPVRDLRSALLVSFQEISEDERLRNMLEIMLRNDLSVESQAMQEMQREMSREELAIIGAAMQRARELGQLREGVDVETVARIISTSLTGVLYSAMLEPELFELQRDGRQTLDAIFGAFVVPGVFEPGSPPEALPTDDEA; from the coding sequence ATGGCCAGAAAAACCAAAGAAGCGGCCCAGGCGACGCGCGAGGGGATCCTCGACGCGGCCCAGGTCTGTTTCCACGAATTCGGGGTGGCCGGGACCAGCCTGGCGATGATCGGCGAGCGCGCGGGCTATACCCGGGGCGCGGTGTACTGGCACTTCAAGAACAAGTCGGAGGTGCTCACGGCGATGATCGACCGCGAGCGCATCCCGTTCATCGAGCGCCTGCGGCGTACGGCGTCATCCAAGCGCACGACGCCGGTGCGCGACCTGCGTTCGGCGCTGCTGGTGTCGTTCCAGGAGATTTCCGAGGACGAGCGCCTGCGCAACATGCTGGAGATCATGCTGCGCAATGACCTGTCGGTGGAAAGCCAGGCGATGCAGGAGATGCAGCGCGAGATGTCGCGCGAGGAGCTGGCGATCATCGGCGCGGCAATGCAGCGCGCGCGCGAACTGGGCCAGTTGCGCGAGGGCGTGGACGTGGAGACGGTGGCGCGCATCATCAGCACGAGCCTGACCGGGGTGCTGTACAGCGCGATGCTGGAGCCGGAGCTGTTCGAGCTGCAGCGTGATGGCAGGCAGACGCTGGACGCGATCTTTGGTGCGTTCGTGGTGCCCGGGGTGTTCGAACCGGGCTCGCCGCCCGAGGCGTTGCCGACGGACGACGAGGCGTAG
- the hslU gene encoding ATP-dependent protease ATPase subunit HslU, translated as MPHKIEVSSATMTPREIVQELDRHIVGQHDAKRAVAIALRNRWRRMQLVPELRNEVMPKNILMIGPTGVGKTEIARRLATLANAPFVKVEATRFTEVGYVGKDVEQIIRDLADTAVKLYREQAKVRVRTQAEERAEDRILDALLPRRAGGIGFDPEAARNEPSAQDNETRIKFRRMLRNGELDEREIELDISANVSLDIMTPPGMEEMGQQLKSMFANLGGGAKAQKRTLTIKAARPLLVEEEAGKLVNEDDIRTAAIEACEQHGIVFIDEIDKVAKRGDNVGGGDVSREGVQRDLLPLVEGSNVSTKYGTIKTDHILFIASGAFHLAKPSDLIPELQGRFPIRVELGALSKDDFVRILTEPKAALTKQYEALLQTEGVAVTFTADAVDRLAEIAFQVNERQENIGARRLHTVLERLLDSLSYEAPDRDGETIAIDKAYVDKHLGELVKDPDLSRYIL; from the coding sequence ATGCCCCACAAGATCGAAGTGTCCTCCGCCACCATGACCCCGCGCGAGATCGTGCAGGAACTGGACCGGCATATCGTCGGCCAGCACGATGCCAAGCGCGCGGTGGCCATCGCGCTGCGCAACCGCTGGCGCCGCATGCAGCTGGTGCCGGAGCTGCGCAATGAAGTCATGCCCAAGAACATCCTGATGATCGGCCCGACCGGCGTCGGCAAGACCGAGATCGCGCGTCGCCTGGCCACCCTGGCCAATGCCCCGTTCGTCAAGGTCGAAGCCACCCGTTTCACCGAAGTGGGTTACGTCGGCAAGGACGTCGAACAGATCATCCGCGACCTGGCCGACACCGCCGTCAAGCTCTACCGCGAACAGGCCAAGGTGCGCGTGCGCACCCAGGCCGAAGAACGCGCCGAAGACCGCATCCTGGACGCGCTGCTGCCGCGCCGTGCCGGCGGCATCGGTTTCGATCCCGAAGCCGCGCGCAACGAACCTTCCGCGCAGGACAATGAAACCCGCATCAAGTTCCGCCGCATGCTGCGCAACGGCGAGCTGGACGAGCGCGAGATCGAACTCGACATCTCGGCCAACGTCAGCCTGGACATCATGACCCCGCCGGGCATGGAAGAAATGGGCCAGCAGCTGAAGTCGATGTTCGCCAACCTGGGCGGCGGCGCCAAGGCGCAGAAGCGTACCCTGACCATCAAGGCCGCGCGCCCGCTGCTGGTGGAGGAAGAAGCCGGCAAGCTGGTCAACGAAGACGACATCCGCACCGCCGCGATCGAAGCCTGCGAACAGCACGGCATCGTGTTCATCGACGAGATCGACAAGGTCGCCAAGCGCGGCGACAACGTCGGCGGTGGCGACGTCTCGCGCGAAGGCGTGCAGCGCGACCTGCTGCCACTGGTGGAAGGTTCCAACGTCTCGACCAAGTACGGCACGATCAAGACCGACCACATCCTGTTCATTGCGTCCGGCGCGTTCCACCTGGCCAAGCCCAGCGACCTGATCCCCGAACTGCAGGGCCGTTTCCCGATCCGCGTGGAACTGGGCGCGCTGAGCAAGGACGACTTCGTACGCATCCTGACCGAGCCCAAGGCCGCGCTGACCAAGCAGTACGAAGCCCTGCTGCAGACCGAAGGCGTGGCCGTCACCTTCACCGCAGACGCCGTCGACCGCCTGGCCGAGATCGCCTTCCAGGTCAACGAACGCCAGGAAAACATCGGCGCCCGCCGCCTGCACACCGTGCTCGAGCGCCTGCTGGACTCGCTCAGCTACGAAGCCCCGGACCGCGACGGCGAAACCATCGCCATCGACAAGGCCTACGTGGACAAGCACCTGGGTGAGCTGGTGAAGGACCCGGACCTGAGCCGTTACATCCTGTAA
- the hslV gene encoding ATP-dependent protease subunit HslV codes for MDPSQNPTVFHATTIVCVRRGEHVAIAGDGQVTLGHIVMKGNARKVRRLGRDGQVLAGFAGAAADAFTLFELFEAKLEKHGQLTRAAVELAKDWRTERRLGKLEALLAVADKETSLIISGTGDVIEPEDGIIAIGSGGSYALSAARALMAHTELDARTIASEAINIAGDICIYTNRNVVVEEL; via the coding sequence ATGGATCCCAGTCAGAACCCCACCGTATTTCATGCCACCACCATCGTCTGCGTGCGTCGCGGCGAGCACGTGGCGATCGCCGGCGACGGCCAGGTCACGCTGGGCCACATCGTGATGAAGGGCAACGCGCGCAAGGTGCGTCGGCTGGGACGTGACGGCCAGGTGCTGGCCGGTTTCGCCGGCGCAGCGGCTGACGCCTTCACCCTGTTCGAACTGTTCGAAGCCAAGCTCGAAAAGCATGGCCAGCTGACCCGCGCTGCCGTGGAGCTGGCCAAGGATTGGCGCACCGAGCGCCGCCTCGGCAAGCTCGAAGCGCTGCTGGCCGTGGCCGACAAGGAAACCTCGCTGATCATCAGCGGCACTGGCGACGTGATCGAGCCGGAAGACGGCATCATCGCGATCGGTTCCGGCGGCTCGTATGCGCTGTCCGCCGCACGCGCCTTGATGGCGCACACCGAACTGGACGCACGCACCATTGCCAGCGAAGCGATCAACATCGCCGGCGACATCTGCATCTACACCAACCGCAACGTCGTGGTCGAGGAGCTCTGA
- the xerC gene encoding tyrosine recombinase XerC, giving the protein MNAVQDFLGYLQVERRASAHTLDAYRRDLDALGSWATQQDASAEALDGPQLRRFIADEHRRGLAPKSLQRRLSACRSFYAWLLKHQRIAASPAAGLKAPKAPRKLPQVLDADEAVRLVELPTDAPLGLRDRALLELFYSSGLRLSELCALIWRDLDFATGLVNVLGKGNRQRRVPFGSHARDALLGWRDESGASEAQPVFPGRKGGPITQRAVQIRIRQLAQRQGLFKHVHPHMLRHSFASHILESSGDLRGVQELLGHADIATTQIYTHLDFQHLAKVYDAAHPRAKRRKDPGEGG; this is encoded by the coding sequence ATGAACGCTGTCCAGGACTTCCTCGGCTACCTGCAGGTGGAGCGCCGTGCGTCGGCGCACACGCTGGACGCCTACCGGCGCGACCTGGACGCGCTCGGCAGCTGGGCGACCCAGCAGGATGCGAGCGCCGAAGCCCTGGACGGCCCGCAGCTGCGTCGGTTCATCGCCGACGAACACCGCCGCGGACTGGCGCCGAAGTCGCTGCAGCGACGGTTGTCGGCCTGCCGCAGCTTCTATGCGTGGCTGCTCAAGCATCAACGCATCGCGGCCAGCCCAGCCGCCGGCCTGAAGGCGCCGAAGGCGCCACGCAAATTGCCGCAGGTGCTCGATGCGGACGAAGCGGTACGCCTGGTCGAACTGCCCACCGATGCACCGCTGGGCCTGCGCGACCGCGCGCTGCTGGAGCTGTTCTATTCTTCCGGCCTGCGCCTGAGCGAGCTGTGCGCGTTGATCTGGCGTGACCTGGATTTCGCCACCGGCCTGGTCAACGTGCTCGGCAAGGGCAACCGCCAGCGCCGCGTGCCGTTCGGTTCGCATGCGCGCGACGCGCTGCTGGGCTGGCGCGACGAGAGCGGTGCCAGCGAGGCGCAACCGGTGTTTCCCGGGCGCAAGGGCGGGCCGATCACCCAGCGCGCGGTGCAGATCCGGATCCGCCAGCTGGCCCAGCGCCAGGGACTGTTCAAGCACGTGCACCCGCACATGTTGCGGCACAGTTTCGCCAGTCACATCCTGGAGTCCTCCGGCGACCTGCGCGGCGTGCAGGAACTGCTCGGCCACGCCGACATCGCCACCACCCAGATCTACACCCACCTGGACTTCCAGCACCTGGCCAAGGTGTATGACGCCGCGCATCCCCGCGCCAAGCGGCGCAAGGATCCGGGCGAGGGCGGCTGA
- a CDS encoding DUF484 family protein, whose product MSETVEKIGAHEVAAWLRRHPAFLKQFPDLALTLVVPRDDGPTASLASYQLEVLRDKNRELSRRLADLAANAQVNERLAVRTHQLTLALMKQGNAADTLRAMAASLEEDFAGDLVRLVVLHPVPGLEQAPWLQVIEEGSPLLASFRDCLKDGEPICGRLQPEKNTVLYGGRVDEVQSSALLPLPGVGLIAVGSHDGNRFYPGMGTLFLRMMGEALAVALKRFDPA is encoded by the coding sequence ATGAGCGAGACCGTCGAGAAGATCGGGGCGCATGAAGTCGCCGCCTGGTTGCGCCGCCACCCGGCGTTCCTGAAACAGTTCCCGGACCTGGCGCTGACCCTGGTGGTGCCGCGCGATGACGGCCCCACCGCGTCGCTGGCCAGCTACCAGCTGGAAGTGCTGCGCGACAAGAACCGCGAACTGTCGCGGCGGCTGGCCGACCTGGCCGCCAACGCGCAGGTCAACGAACGCCTGGCCGTGCGCACCCACCAGCTCACCCTGGCGCTGATGAAGCAGGGCAATGCGGCCGACACCCTGCGCGCGATGGCCGCGTCGCTGGAAGAGGATTTCGCCGGCGACCTGGTCCGCCTGGTGGTGCTGCACCCGGTGCCGGGGCTGGAACAGGCGCCGTGGCTGCAGGTGATCGAGGAAGGCAGCCCGCTGCTGGCCTCGTTCCGCGACTGCCTGAAGGACGGCGAGCCGATCTGTGGCCGCCTGCAGCCGGAAAAGAACACCGTGCTGTACGGCGGGCGGGTCGACGAAGTGCAGTCCAGCGCCTTGCTGCCGCTGCCCGGCGTGGGCCTGATCGCGGTCGGCAGCCACGACGGCAACCGCTTCTACCCGGGCATGGGCACGCTGTTCCTGCGCATGATGGGCGAAGCACTGGCCGTGGCGCTCAAGCGGTTCGACCCGGCCTGA
- the dapF gene encoding diaminopimelate epimerase: MSKAAAPALRFSKMHGAGNDFVVLDLRDGTPAPTPALAARLADRHTGVGCDQILTIEPPRADGSVAAYRIWNSDGSQSEQCGNGARCVAAWLVRDGAAQGERFNIDSPLATHAIERIGSDQYAVAMGVPRFEPEQVPLLGFARARPEYVLPLQGDAVRFGAVSMGNPHAVIEVGLVDAAPVERLGPLLQQHASFPQSVNVGFVQVIDPQQARLRVFERGVGETLACGSGACAAAVVMMQRGRLQRDATMSLPGGDLRLRWPSDDAEVVMSGPAAFVFEGEWNA; this comes from the coding sequence ATGAGTAAGGCCGCTGCTCCCGCGCTGCGCTTCAGCAAGATGCACGGCGCCGGCAATGATTTTGTCGTGCTCGACCTGCGTGACGGCACCCCCGCACCGACCCCGGCGCTGGCCGCCCGGCTGGCCGACCGCCACACCGGCGTCGGCTGCGACCAGATCCTGACCATCGAACCGCCGCGCGCCGACGGCTCGGTTGCGGCCTACCGGATCTGGAACTCGGACGGTTCCCAGTCCGAGCAGTGCGGCAACGGCGCGCGCTGCGTGGCCGCTTGGCTGGTCCGCGACGGCGCCGCGCAGGGCGAACGTTTCAACATCGACAGCCCGCTGGCCACGCACGCCATCGAGCGCATCGGCAGCGACCAGTACGCCGTGGCGATGGGCGTGCCGCGCTTCGAACCGGAGCAGGTGCCGCTGCTGGGCTTTGCCCGCGCGCGCCCGGAGTACGTGCTGCCGTTGCAGGGCGACGCCGTCCGCTTTGGCGCGGTGTCCATGGGCAATCCGCATGCGGTGATCGAAGTCGGCCTGGTCGACGCGGCACCGGTGGAGCGGCTGGGCCCGCTTCTGCAGCAGCACGCGAGCTTTCCGCAGTCGGTCAATGTCGGTTTCGTGCAGGTCATCGACCCGCAGCAGGCACGCCTGCGCGTGTTCGAGCGCGGCGTCGGCGAAACCCTGGCCTGCGGCAGCGGTGCCTGCGCCGCCGCCGTGGTGATGATGCAGCGCGGCCGCCTGCAGCGCGACGCCACGATGTCGCTGCCGGGCGGCGACCTGCGCCTGCGCTGGCCCAGCGACGACGCCGAAGTGGTGATGTCCGGCCCGGCTGCATTCGTCTTCGAAGGGGAGTGGAACGCATGA
- the lptM gene encoding LPS translocon maturation chaperone LptM, whose protein sequence is MSTNRILIPLAALALLSLSACGNKGPLVMPQKPVPVEEQVVEPAADADATEATDATDATNDPQVVPDPVDPQLGTDTDDDGNE, encoded by the coding sequence ATGAGCACTAATCGCATCCTGATTCCGTTGGCAGCGCTGGCGCTGCTGTCCCTCTCGGCCTGTGGCAACAAGGGCCCGCTGGTGATGCCGCAGAAGCCGGTGCCGGTGGAAGAGCAGGTGGTCGAACCGGCCGCTGATGCCGACGCCACCGAGGCCACCGACGCCACCGACGCCACCAACGACCCGCAGGTGGTGCCCGATCCGGTCGACCCGCAGCTCGGCACCGACACCGACGACGACGGGAATGAGTAA
- a CDS encoding S9 family peptidase, with amino-acid sequence MTASVHAAPALTPPDAEKHPHMVTTPFGATRNDDYYWLRDDKREAPAMLAYLNAENAYTDQVMAPLKPLQDTLYKEIVGRIKQDDASVPARERGYWYYTRFETGKDYPIQARRKGSMEAPEEILLDINQMAAGKGYFSVDDAEVSQDNHLLAWAEDGVGRRQYVIRFKDLRTGEVLPDRIENVSANVVWADDNRTLFYVENDPETLLTVRVKKHVLGTPVSSDVLVYEEKDDSFYMGVGRTRDDRFITIDLHSTVSSESRYAPAANPQAFTVLAPRARDVEYDADHFDGRWVIRTNDAGAKNFKIVTAPTDATARSQWKDWVAHDDSVLVEGFELFDGFTAIAERSNALERVRLLFADGRQDYVKADEPAYSMGLAANPEADTPWLRYAYTSLTTPATTFELNTVTGERRQLKQQPVIGYDPSQYTTERVWVTARDGARVPVSLVYRNGFRKDGSAALYQYAYGSYGMSMDPGFNQTVVSLLDRGVVYAIAHIRGGEEMGRAWYDDGKLLNKQNTFNDFVDVTRELVRQGYAAKDRVAASGGSAGGLLMGAVANQAPQDYRVMVAQVPFVDVVTTMLDPTIPLTTNEYDEWGNPEQREYYDYMLRYSPYDNVTRQAYPSLFVGTGLWDSQVQYWEPAKWVARLRDDNTGTAPIVFRTNMEAGHGGKSGRFQRYRELAESYAFVLEQLGVDTTP; translated from the coding sequence ATGACCGCTTCCGTGCATGCCGCCCCCGCGCTGACCCCACCCGACGCCGAGAAGCATCCGCACATGGTGACCACGCCGTTTGGCGCCACCCGCAACGATGACTATTACTGGCTGCGCGACGACAAGCGTGAAGCGCCGGCGATGCTGGCCTACCTGAATGCGGAAAACGCCTATACCGACCAGGTGATGGCGCCGCTGAAGCCGCTGCAGGACACGCTGTACAAGGAGATCGTTGGCCGGATCAAGCAGGACGACGCCAGCGTGCCGGCGCGTGAGCGCGGCTACTGGTATTACACCCGCTTCGAGACCGGCAAGGATTATCCGATCCAGGCGCGCCGCAAGGGCAGCATGGAGGCGCCGGAAGAGATCCTGCTCGATATCAACCAGATGGCCGCCGGCAAGGGCTATTTCAGCGTCGACGATGCCGAGGTCAGCCAGGACAACCACCTTCTGGCCTGGGCCGAGGACGGGGTGGGTCGTCGCCAGTACGTCATCCGCTTCAAGGACCTGCGCACCGGCGAGGTGCTGCCCGACCGTATCGAGAACGTCTCGGCGAACGTGGTCTGGGCCGACGACAACCGCACCCTGTTCTACGTGGAGAACGACCCGGAAACGCTGCTCACGGTGCGGGTAAAGAAGCACGTGCTGGGGACCCCGGTCAGCAGCGACGTGCTGGTCTACGAAGAGAAGGACGACAGCTTCTACATGGGCGTTGGCCGCACCCGCGACGACCGCTTCATCACCATCGACCTGCACAGCACGGTGAGCTCGGAAAGCCGCTACGCACCGGCCGCCAACCCGCAGGCGTTCACCGTGCTGGCCCCGCGTGCGCGCGACGTCGAGTACGACGCCGACCACTTCGACGGGCGCTGGGTGATCCGTACCAACGACGCCGGCGCGAAAAACTTCAAGATCGTCACCGCGCCGACCGACGCCACCGCACGCAGCCAGTGGAAGGACTGGGTCGCGCACGACGACAGCGTGCTGGTCGAAGGCTTCGAGCTGTTCGATGGTTTCACTGCGATTGCCGAACGGTCCAACGCGCTGGAACGCGTGCGCCTCCTGTTCGCCGATGGCCGCCAGGACTACGTCAAGGCCGACGAACCGGCCTACTCGATGGGCCTGGCCGCCAACCCGGAAGCGGACACGCCGTGGCTGCGTTATGCCTATACCTCGCTGACCACGCCGGCCACCACCTTCGAGCTCAACACCGTCACCGGCGAGCGTCGCCAGCTCAAGCAGCAGCCGGTGATCGGCTATGACCCCTCGCAGTACACCACCGAGCGGGTCTGGGTGACCGCGCGCGACGGCGCCAGGGTGCCGGTGTCGCTGGTCTACCGCAATGGATTCAGGAAGGACGGCAGCGCCGCGCTGTACCAGTACGCCTATGGCAGCTACGGCATGTCGATGGACCCGGGCTTCAACCAGACCGTGGTCAGCCTGCTCGACCGTGGCGTGGTCTATGCCATCGCGCACATCCGTGGCGGCGAGGAAATGGGCCGCGCCTGGTATGACGACGGCAAGCTGCTGAACAAGCAGAACACCTTCAACGACTTCGTCGATGTCACCCGCGAGCTGGTCCGCCAGGGCTATGCGGCCAAGGACCGCGTGGCCGCCTCCGGCGGCAGCGCCGGCGGCCTGCTGATGGGGGCGGTGGCCAACCAGGCCCCGCAGGACTACCGGGTGATGGTGGCGCAGGTGCCGTTCGTCGACGTGGTCACCACCATGCTCGACCCGACCATCCCGCTGACCACCAACGAGTACGACGAGTGGGGCAACCCGGAGCAGCGCGAGTACTACGACTACATGCTGCGCTACTCGCCGTACGACAACGTCACCCGCCAGGCCTACCCGTCGCTGTTCGTCGGTACCGGCCTGTGGGACTCGCAGGTGCAGTACTGGGAGCCGGCCAAGTGGGTGGCACGCCTGCGCGATGACAACACCGGCACGGCGCCGATCGTGTTCCGCACGAACATGGAGGCCGGCCACGGCGGCAAGTCGGGCCGCTTCCAGCGCTATCGCGAACTGGCCGAGTCCTACGCGTTCGTGCTTGAGCAGCTGGGCGTGGACACCACCCCGTAA
- a CDS encoding pyridoxal phosphate-dependent aminotransferase gives MSTPTPTAGYSRRSQDIAPFHVMSLLARAQALEQQGFDVIHLEIGEPDFTTADPIVRAGQAALAAGHTRYTAARGLPALRAAIAGYYGTRYNLDLDPERILVTPGGSGALLLASSLLVDPDRHWLLADPGYPCNRHFLRLVEGAAQLVPVGPQTAYQLTPSLVDAHWNAASVGALVASPANPTGTVLPADALSALSQSLKVRGGHLVVDEIYHGLTYGMDAPSVLQVDDDAFVLNSFSKYFGMTGWRLGWLVAPPQAVPELEKLAQNLYISASSIAQHAALACFEPDTLAIFEQRRHAFQARRDYLLPALRELGFRIEVEPEGAFYLYCDVSGFTDDAQAFCAHFLETEHVAFTPGLDFGHYRANQHVRLAYTQEIPRLQEAVARIRRGLETWR, from the coding sequence ATGAGCACCCCCACCCCCACGGCCGGCTACAGCCGCCGCAGCCAGGACATCGCCCCCTTCCACGTGATGTCCCTGCTGGCCCGCGCACAGGCGCTGGAGCAGCAGGGCTTCGACGTGATCCACCTGGAGATCGGCGAACCGGACTTCACCACCGCCGACCCGATCGTGCGCGCCGGCCAGGCCGCGCTGGCCGCCGGGCACACCCGCTACACCGCGGCGCGTGGCCTGCCGGCGCTGCGCGCGGCCATCGCCGGGTACTACGGCACGCGCTACAACCTGGACCTGGACCCCGAGCGGATCCTGGTCACCCCGGGCGGCTCGGGCGCGCTGCTGCTGGCCAGCAGCCTGCTGGTCGACCCGGACCGCCACTGGCTGCTGGCCGACCCCGGCTACCCGTGCAACCGGCATTTCCTGCGGCTGGTGGAAGGCGCCGCGCAGCTGGTCCCGGTCGGTCCGCAGACCGCCTACCAGCTGACCCCGTCGCTGGTGGACGCGCACTGGAATGCGGCCAGCGTGGGCGCGCTGGTGGCCTCGCCGGCCAATCCGACCGGCACGGTCCTGCCCGCGGATGCGCTGTCGGCGTTGTCGCAGTCACTGAAGGTACGTGGCGGGCACCTGGTGGTGGACGAGATCTACCACGGCCTGACCTACGGGATGGACGCGCCCAGCGTGCTGCAGGTGGACGACGACGCCTTCGTGTTGAACAGCTTCTCCAAGTACTTCGGCATGACCGGCTGGCGCCTGGGCTGGCTGGTGGCGCCGCCGCAGGCGGTGCCCGAGCTGGAGAAGCTGGCGCAGAACCTGTACATCAGCGCCTCCAGCATTGCCCAGCACGCGGCGCTGGCCTGCTTCGAGCCGGACACCCTGGCCATCTTCGAGCAGCGCCGGCATGCCTTCCAGGCCCGCCGCGACTACCTGCTGCCGGCCCTGCGCGAACTGGGCTTCCGGATCGAGGTCGAGCCTGAAGGGGCGTTCTACCTGTACTGCGACGTGAGCGGCTTTACCGACGACGCGCAGGCGTTCTGCGCGCACTTCCTGGAAACCGAGCACGTGGCGTTTACCCCCGGGCTGGATTTCGGCCACTACCGCGCCAACCAGCACGTGCGCCTGGCCTACACCCAGGAGATACCACGGCTGCAGGAGGCGGTGGCACGGATCCGGCGCGGGCTGGAAACCTGGCGGTAA